From Alkalidesulfovibrio alkalitolerans DSM 16529, a single genomic window includes:
- a CDS encoding beta-ketoacyl-ACP synthase III produces the protein MNTLSHARIRGTGFYVPERILTNADLEKIVETSDEWITTRTGIKERHIVAKGQAASDLALEAAKAALADAGLAPEDLTHLIVSTVTPDSFTPACSCILQHKLGISGRVAMDMNAACSGFLYGLEQVRAIIALKPESVVLLVGAEVLTSRTNWEDRATCVLFGDGAGAVVVTGSADAADSGRILDTLLYSDGAGADLLMITGGASSEPYAMGHVVGPSHFIRMQGQDVFKLAVRSMESVSREILERNGLSIDDVALLIPHQANNRIIEAVGKKLGLSGERVYVNVDRYGNTSAASVPIALAEARASGRLPAGSLALLTAFGGGFTWGAALVRF, from the coding sequence ATGAACACCCTCTCCCATGCCCGCATCAGGGGCACAGGATTCTACGTTCCCGAACGCATCCTGACCAACGCCGACCTCGAAAAGATCGTCGAGACATCCGACGAATGGATCACCACGCGCACCGGCATCAAGGAACGCCACATCGTGGCCAAGGGCCAGGCCGCATCGGATCTGGCGCTCGAGGCGGCCAAGGCCGCCCTGGCCGACGCCGGACTCGCCCCCGAGGACTTGACGCACCTCATCGTCAGCACGGTCACGCCCGACAGCTTCACCCCGGCCTGCTCCTGCATCCTGCAGCACAAGCTTGGCATCTCGGGCCGCGTGGCCATGGACATGAACGCGGCCTGCTCCGGATTTCTCTACGGACTCGAACAGGTCCGCGCGATCATCGCGCTCAAGCCCGAGTCCGTCGTCCTGCTCGTTGGCGCGGAAGTGCTCACCAGCCGCACCAACTGGGAGGACCGGGCCACCTGCGTCCTCTTCGGCGACGGCGCGGGCGCGGTGGTGGTCACGGGCAGCGCCGATGCCGCCGATTCCGGCCGCATCCTCGACACCCTGCTCTACTCCGACGGCGCGGGCGCGGACCTTTTGATGATCACCGGCGGGGCGTCGAGCGAGCCCTACGCCATGGGCCACGTGGTCGGGCCGAGCCATTTCATCCGCATGCAAGGTCAGGATGTCTTCAAGCTGGCCGTGCGCTCCATGGAGTCGGTCAGCCGGGAGATCCTCGAACGCAACGGCCTGTCCATCGACGATGTGGCCCTGCTCATCCCGCACCAGGCCAACAACCGTATCATCGAGGCCGTAGGCAAGAAGCTCGGGCTTTCAGGGGAGCGCGTCTACGTCAATGTGGACCGCTACGGCAACACCTCGGCCGCCTCCGTGCCCATCGCCCTGGCCGAGGCGCGGGCCTCGGGCCGCCTGCCCGCGGGTTCGCTCGCGCTGCTCACGGCCTTTGGCGGAGGCTTCACCTGGGGCGCGGCCCTGGTGCGCTTTTGA
- the plsX gene encoding phosphate acyltransferase PlsX, producing the protein MTNSASEALPLSVQSAPRIAVDAMGGDFGPSAIVPGAVSAARERPIRLVLVGDTPRIEAELKKLDVSGLSVEVVHSTQVAEMTDKPADVVRRKKDASIVVAARLVKDGRADGVVSAGHTGATMACGMFILGRQPGVDRPALASIMPTEKRPMVLTDVGANLEAKSFHLFQFAVMADAMCRAVLGYEKPRLGLLSIGEEEGKGNSQVKEAFQMLRASSLNFLGNVEGRDIFRGETDIVVCDGFVGNVCLKLSEGLASSLGRMLKRELTTGLLSKLGTVLSMGALKRFKRLVDVSEYGGGLLLGLSAITIVCHGSSNPRSIHTAMRMAADYVSNKANETIAQTLAQNSDLTRFSRAKAANGNGA; encoded by the coding sequence ATGACGAATAGCGCTTCAGAGGCGCTCCCCCTGTCCGTGCAGTCGGCGCCCCGCATCGCGGTGGACGCCATGGGGGGAGACTTCGGCCCTTCGGCCATCGTGCCGGGGGCCGTTTCGGCGGCCAGGGAGCGGCCCATCCGGCTGGTCCTGGTCGGCGACACGCCGCGCATCGAGGCCGAGCTGAAAAAGCTCGATGTCTCCGGTCTTTCCGTGGAAGTGGTGCATTCCACCCAGGTCGCGGAGATGACCGACAAGCCCGCCGATGTGGTGCGCCGCAAAAAGGACGCCTCCATCGTGGTCGCCGCCCGGCTCGTCAAGGACGGCCGGGCCGACGGCGTCGTCAGCGCGGGCCACACCGGGGCCACCATGGCCTGCGGCATGTTCATCCTCGGGCGGCAGCCCGGCGTGGACCGTCCGGCCCTGGCCTCGATCATGCCCACGGAGAAGCGCCCCATGGTGCTCACCGATGTGGGCGCCAACCTCGAAGCCAAGTCCTTTCATCTTTTTCAGTTCGCGGTCATGGCCGACGCCATGTGCCGCGCCGTGCTCGGCTACGAGAAACCCCGGCTGGGCCTGCTCTCCATCGGCGAGGAGGAGGGCAAGGGCAACAGCCAGGTCAAGGAGGCGTTCCAGATGCTGCGCGCCTCCTCCCTCAACTTCCTGGGCAACGTCGAGGGCCGCGACATCTTCCGGGGCGAGACCGACATCGTGGTCTGCGACGGCTTTGTCGGCAACGTCTGTCTCAAGCTTTCCGAAGGCCTGGCCTCGTCCCTTGGGCGCATGCTCAAGCGCGAGCTGACCACTGGCCTGCTCTCCAAGCTCGGCACCGTCCTCTCCATGGGCGCGCTCAAGCGCTTCAAGCGGCTGGTGGACGTCTCCGAATACGGCGGCGGGCTGCTGCTCGGCCTCTCGGCCATCACCATCGTCTGCCACGGCTCGTCCAATCCCCGGTCGATCCACACCGCCATGCGCATGGCCGCCGACTACGTGTCCAACAAGGCCAACGAGACCATCGCCCAGACCCTCGCCCAAAACAGCGATCTGACCCGTTTCAGCCGCGCCAAGGCGGCCAACGGGAACGGCGCTTGA
- the rpmF gene encoding 50S ribosomal protein L32 has product MAVPKKRTSKSRKGMRRSHDQVAKPGVVYCSCGEPTLPHRICSSCGTYKGRQMLTKANDE; this is encoded by the coding sequence ATGGCAGTTCCCAAGAAACGCACTTCCAAGTCCCGCAAGGGCATGCGCCGTTCCCACGACCAGGTGGCCAAGCCCGGCGTGGTTTACTGCTCCTGCGGCGAGCCCACCCTGCCGCACCGCATCTGCTCGTCCTGCGGCACCTACAAGGGCCGCCAGATGCTGACCAAGGCCAATGACGAATAG
- a CDS encoding YceD family protein — translation MPELWIELPTNPDEVREIEVDDQALWAAFFAEHKLAVAPGEPLVGRLKARVQGDGALVEGSLVGSVVLPCDRCAADVSHTLDVTFEAFEEVDAAELGPGENLVRKEKGVLLLDAAGLLWQQFLLDLPVKTLCDKACKGLCPGCGVNLNEGACECGPDEGDPRLAVLRNLKLRQ, via the coding sequence ATGCCCGAACTCTGGATAGAACTCCCCACCAACCCGGACGAAGTCCGTGAGATAGAGGTGGACGACCAAGCCCTGTGGGCCGCATTCTTTGCGGAACACAAGCTGGCCGTCGCGCCCGGGGAGCCCCTTGTGGGCAGGCTGAAGGCTCGCGTGCAGGGCGACGGAGCGCTGGTCGAGGGCAGTCTCGTCGGCTCGGTGGTCCTTCCCTGCGACCGTTGCGCCGCGGACGTTTCGCACACGCTCGACGTGACCTTCGAGGCATTCGAGGAAGTCGACGCGGCGGAGCTTGGTCCGGGCGAGAATCTGGTGCGCAAGGAGAAGGGCGTCCTCCTTCTGGACGCGGCCGGGCTTTTGTGGCAGCAGTTCCTGCTCGACCTGCCCGTGAAGACCTTGTGCGACAAGGCTTGCAAGGGCCTGTGCCCCGGATGCGGGGTGAACCTCAACGAGGGCGCCTGCGAGTGCGGCCCGGACGAGGGCGACCCCCGTCTGGCGGTGCTGCGGAACCTCAAATTGCGCCAATAG
- the rpmB gene encoding 50S ribosomal protein L28, with translation MGKECFICGKTRQTGQNVSHSNIKTKRVFNANLQKVRVVLASGEVCSKNVCTSCIRSGFVTKPSPRSAAQ, from the coding sequence ATGGGCAAGGAATGTTTCATCTGCGGAAAGACCCGCCAGACGGGCCAGAACGTTTCGCACTCCAACATCAAGACCAAGCGCGTCTTCAACGCCAACCTGCAGAAGGTGCGTGTGGTGCTCGCCAGCGGTGAGGTGTGCTCCAAGAACGTCTGCACTTCCTGCATCCGTTCCGGCTTCGTCACCAAGCCTTCCCCCCGCAGCGCCGCCCAGTAG
- a CDS encoding glycosyltransferase has product MFRFVQPGLPTELSAISTDDVLRHLRNHLGNFLLDSPICAVYLNRLTEISGHESNETTVRWLRYLLRKYSLLNPFDEQTAQLMIQMGFDLHARQRALAKCQPPQAVAEWLARPREKQQPSARRARLIDALRATPFVPAIAERLLESDVETGVPAGGEWFSLLRMPALLRAPLERMRVRALLLQGDHAAAREAMEQAPDEPDNEYWLNTKAEIAARTGDTDRAAELYRTSLDLDPLQDPVRRRLAEIENPFRPDPATLDAKTEIFLYSWNKCDLLRGTLASLAASRIGGAGVAVLLNGCSDGSRNMVDQINREMFGGRIEIVELPINIGAPAARNWLLATERGRTADHVAFLDDDVEVPENWLESLLTALRDTPGAGVVGAKVLMPGLPRRAQYLYRNVAHASQGLLRLSLDSPHDNRDDGLYDFVRPTASVMGCCHAFTRAALDAVPEFDIRFTPSQMDDIAHDLDLRLKGFEVVYCGLVACVHHQMSGYGRGAKSSLGSQLGVQGNDVKFYYRFMERLGELARLNNAEEISALPPPLPGLERLPCPA; this is encoded by the coding sequence ATGTTCAGGTTCGTTCAACCCGGACTGCCGACCGAGCTTTCGGCCATCTCCACCGACGACGTGTTGCGCCACCTGCGCAACCATCTCGGCAACTTCCTGCTCGACAGCCCAATCTGCGCCGTCTACCTGAACCGGCTGACCGAAATCTCCGGTCACGAAAGCAATGAAACCACTGTCCGCTGGCTTCGCTATCTGTTGCGTAAATACTCCCTGCTCAACCCTTTCGACGAGCAGACCGCGCAACTCATGATCCAGATGGGTTTCGACCTGCACGCCAGGCAGCGCGCGCTGGCCAAATGCCAGCCGCCGCAGGCCGTCGCCGAATGGCTGGCCCGCCCGCGCGAGAAGCAGCAGCCCTCGGCTCGCCGCGCCAGGCTTATCGACGCCCTGCGCGCCACGCCCTTCGTGCCCGCCATCGCGGAACGGCTGCTGGAGAGCGACGTCGAGACGGGTGTTCCCGCAGGCGGCGAATGGTTCTCCCTGCTGCGCATGCCCGCGCTCCTGCGCGCCCCGCTGGAACGCATGCGCGTGCGCGCGCTCCTGTTGCAGGGCGATCATGCGGCCGCGCGCGAAGCCATGGAGCAGGCCCCGGACGAGCCGGACAACGAGTACTGGCTGAACACCAAAGCCGAGATCGCGGCCCGCACGGGCGATACGGACCGCGCAGCCGAACTCTACCGCACCTCGCTCGATCTCGACCCCTTGCAGGACCCGGTGCGCCGCCGCCTGGCCGAAATCGAGAACCCCTTCAGGCCCGATCCGGCCACACTCGACGCCAAAACCGAAATCTTCCTCTACTCCTGGAACAAGTGCGACCTGTTGCGCGGCACCCTCGCCAGCCTGGCCGCCTCGCGGATCGGCGGCGCGGGCGTGGCCGTGCTCCTGAACGGCTGCAGCGACGGCTCGCGGAACATGGTCGATCAGATCAACCGCGAGATGTTCGGCGGACGCATCGAAATCGTGGAATTGCCGATCAACATCGGCGCGCCAGCGGCCCGCAACTGGCTGCTGGCCACCGAGCGCGGCAGGACAGCCGACCATGTGGCCTTTCTCGACGACGACGTGGAGGTGCCGGAAAACTGGCTCGAAAGCCTGCTGACGGCGCTGCGCGACACGCCCGGCGCGGGCGTGGTCGGGGCCAAGGTTCTCATGCCGGGGCTGCCCCGGCGCGCGCAGTACCTCTACCGCAACGTGGCCCATGCCTCGCAGGGATTGCTCCGTCTGAGCCTGGACTCCCCGCACGACAACAGGGACGACGGGCTGTACGACTTCGTCCGGCCCACGGCCTCGGTCATGGGCTGCTGCCACGCCTTCACCAGAGCCGCGCTCGACGCGGTTCCCGAGTTCGACATCCGCTTCACGCCCTCACAGATGGACGACATCGCCCACGACCTCGACCTGCGGCTGAAGGGATTTGAGGTCGTCTACTGCGGCCTCGTGGCTTGCGTGCATCATCAGATGTCGGGCTACGGTCGGGGTGCGAAATCGTCTCTGGGCAGCCAACTCGGCGTGCAGGGCAACGACGTCAAGTTCTACTACCGCTTCATGGAACGGCTGGGAGAGTTGGCGCGGCTGAACAATGCCGAGGAAATTTCCGCGCTGCCACCGCCCCTGCCCGGCCTGGAACGGCTGCCCTGTCCGGCCTGA